TATCCTTCATCTGTTTAGCATAAAACAAACTACCTGTTCCACCACTCACAAAGCTTCCAGCCTTTGCCACATTATCTTCAATGTCATCCAACTTCTGCCCTTGACCCTCCACCAAAACAGCCATATCAAGAAATACTTGATGAAGTTTATCCAAACTTTTCTTCAAATCCCTCACAGCCTCATGTCTTTCTTGATTCTCCATAACCATATCCCTCTTCCCTTCAACCATTTCAAACAGTTTCCCATTACCAGAAACCATTGTTTCAACCATTTCATCACTCGGGTATTCACCGGTTTCGTTAAAGTACCTTTTTTTGAGGTAATCTTTATGATCTGCAACTATTTTATCTCTCAAATCTTGAAACTCAGTCATCGTTTTCTTGAGTTTTAGTTTCAGCCCATTTGTGACTAAAACCCGGGTTCTGTTCACAGCAGTGTTGTGGTTTAACGGTGTTGAAGATTCGAGACATTCGAGGCGTGCGAGGACCACATTCGCC
This is a stretch of genomic DNA from Helianthus annuus cultivar XRQ/B chromosome 16, HanXRQr2.0-SUNRISE, whole genome shotgun sequence. It encodes these proteins:
- the LOC110915331 gene encoding syntaxin-112, coding for MNDLMTKSFLSYVDLKKQAQTDVKSEENDIELGVQDPKLSPADELNLSKFFQEIDAIKSTMEEVTNLLSDLRNLNEETKSAHSAKVLRGLRDRMESDTMAVLRKANVVLARLECLESSTPLNHNTAVNRTRVLVTNGLKLKLKKTMTEFQDLRDKIVADHKDYLKKRYFNETGEYPSDEMVETMVSGNGKLFEMVEGKRDMVMENQERHEAVRDLKKSLDKLHQVFLDMAVLVEGQGQKLDDIEDNVAKAGSFVSGGTGSLFYAKQMKDKQRNSWVCLIWAVVIIICVVCCIAMLSAF